In Asanoa sp. WMMD1127, one genomic interval encodes:
- a CDS encoding glycosyltransferase 87 family protein: MREDAGPVDQPSRSDGFVRGLSEAIGGPVGEHAVERRGGARSGGGFWTASRIVLALMCLTLALHWVQKSPCQDGAWQDHQQYTRFCYTDVLALYYAEGLNEGKVPYADHPVEYPVLTGVFMGALGLPVHALGQDRPEINQAQWFYNINALVLGAIAVGTVGALLALRKRRPWDAAMFALSPALLVTATVNWDLLAIGLAVFGMLAWARRKPVAAGVLLGLGCAAKLWPLFILGPILVLAFRTKRWRAALTTVWTGAATVLAVNIPIALAFPDGWKRFFELNSTRPIDWGTLWYIGRYLDNKWSPNDAGPFQWLSEHVSTLNILTYLLFGIACLAIAALAIYAPRRPRLAALAFLVVAAFLIFSKVWSQQYVLWLLPLAVLARPRWGAFLAWQVTEVLYFLAFYGELLGASGKQVFPEGVFVLAATLRLAGVVAMCYFVVRDILRPELDPVRATYDDDPDGGDFDGAPDPGLDDAPTADPDPIPARA, from the coding sequence ATGCGTGAAGACGCCGGACCGGTCGACCAGCCGTCGCGCTCCGACGGCTTCGTTCGCGGGCTGTCGGAGGCGATCGGCGGACCGGTGGGCGAGCACGCGGTCGAACGCCGCGGCGGCGCTCGTTCCGGTGGTGGCTTCTGGACCGCCTCCCGGATCGTGCTGGCGTTGATGTGTCTGACGTTGGCCCTGCACTGGGTGCAGAAGTCACCGTGTCAGGACGGTGCGTGGCAGGACCATCAGCAGTACACCCGGTTCTGCTACACCGACGTCCTCGCGCTCTACTACGCCGAAGGCCTCAACGAGGGCAAGGTCCCCTACGCGGACCACCCGGTCGAATACCCGGTGCTGACCGGCGTGTTCATGGGCGCCCTGGGTCTGCCGGTGCACGCGCTGGGCCAGGACCGCCCCGAGATCAACCAGGCCCAGTGGTTCTACAACATCAACGCCCTGGTGCTGGGCGCGATCGCCGTCGGCACCGTCGGCGCGCTGTTGGCGCTGCGCAAGAGACGACCGTGGGACGCCGCGATGTTCGCGCTGTCCCCAGCCCTGCTGGTCACCGCGACCGTCAACTGGGACCTGCTGGCGATCGGGCTCGCCGTCTTCGGCATGCTCGCCTGGGCCAGACGGAAACCGGTCGCAGCCGGAGTGCTCCTGGGCCTCGGCTGCGCGGCCAAGCTGTGGCCGCTGTTCATCCTGGGCCCGATCCTGGTGCTGGCGTTCCGCACCAAGCGCTGGCGGGCCGCGCTGACCACGGTCTGGACCGGCGCCGCCACCGTGCTCGCCGTCAACATCCCGATCGCGCTCGCGTTCCCCGACGGCTGGAAGCGCTTCTTCGAGCTCAACAGCACGCGCCCGATCGACTGGGGCACGCTCTGGTACATCGGCCGCTACCTGGACAACAAGTGGTCACCCAACGACGCGGGCCCGTTCCAGTGGCTGAGCGAGCACGTCAGCACCCTCAACATCCTGACGTATCTGCTGTTCGGCATCGCCTGCCTCGCCATCGCCGCGCTAGCGATCTACGCACCGCGCCGCCCCCGTCTGGCCGCGTTGGCCTTCCTGGTCGTCGCCGCGTTCCTGATCTTCAGCAAGGTCTGGTCCCAGCAGTACGTCCTGTGGCTGCTCCCCCTCGCCGTCCTCGCCCGGCCACGATGGGGCGCGTTCCTGGCCTGGCAGGTCACCGAGGTTCTGTACTTCCTCGCCTTCTACGGCGAGCTCCTCGGCGCCTCGGGCAAACAGGTCTTCCCGGAGGGCGTCTTCGTGCTGGCCGCCACGCTGCGCCTGGCCGGCGTCGTGGCGATGTGCTACTTCGTGGTGCGCGACATCCTGCGGCCGGAGCTGGACCCGGTCCGGGCCACCTACGACGACGACCCCGACGGCGGCGACTTCGACGGAGCACCGGACCCGGGCCTCGACGACGCACCGACCGCTGACCCGGACCCGATCCCGGCCCGAGCCTGA
- a CDS encoding transglycosylase domain-containing protein has protein sequence MINWAIAGFAVMVILAGAGLVGGTYYTTNVVVPENVSLPLASTIYAADGKTQIAKLGEYNRTFVSIEQIPDFVQKAVAAAEDRKFYEHDGVDYVGIARAAWNNFTGGERQGASTITQQYARNAYDNLEGATYARKVREAVMASKLNDEYSKDQIMQMYLNTIYFGRGAYGIEAAAQTYFGKSVSKLNVAEGAVLAAVIKQPQPSATHKGFDPGYNLPEAQSRWTYVINGMVEKGWLKAEEKPASYPDPKKAIKPLPKDGTCFTDCGVNTPLGNVINYVRDEMIAMKIPGCDAENCSQLIKDGGFKIQTTINIQMQRSMEAAIWRKKKGSELAGQPSNLMAAGVAVEPETGRVLAYFGGENGTGHDYAGKNVEGGALTGGHAPGSSFKIYTLAAALESGISLDSRWDATDYEVPGTEIKVINAGRQPPCGKNCTLRTSTIESYNVPFFHITEKIGTDKVVEMARNAGVTTMWTNNPVKPYNIASTKTKIGKSDPFYYVAGYGAYPITVLDHANGLATITNRGVYNKAHFVISVQQKNDAGQWIKVGGEQRKPRQTIRPEVADDVNDTLEKISGGLDGGRPATGKTGTWELNEKSSDNAHAWMLGATKEVATAIWVGNVGKEKAIRDKNENKIAGAGLPKDIWKRFMNEALDGKPITRFPPGTHLGDPDAGNGTQPQQPTCFPGQDCNFPGGNAGGNGNGNGNGNGGNGNGDGRRDDNNTDQPQTQNNNPFTVIPPPGG, from the coding sequence ATGATCAACTGGGCCATCGCCGGCTTCGCGGTGATGGTCATCCTGGCCGGCGCCGGTCTGGTCGGCGGCACCTACTACACGACCAACGTCGTCGTGCCGGAAAACGTCAGCCTGCCGCTGGCGAGCACGATCTACGCCGCCGACGGCAAGACCCAGATCGCGAAGCTCGGCGAATACAACCGCACCTTCGTCTCGATCGAGCAGATCCCCGACTTCGTGCAGAAGGCCGTCGCCGCGGCCGAGGACCGCAAGTTCTACGAGCACGACGGCGTCGACTACGTCGGCATCGCGCGTGCCGCGTGGAACAACTTCACCGGCGGCGAACGCCAGGGCGCGTCGACCATCACGCAGCAGTACGCGCGCAACGCGTACGACAACCTGGAGGGCGCGACCTACGCCCGTAAGGTCCGCGAGGCCGTGATGGCGTCGAAGCTCAACGACGAATACAGCAAAGACCAGATCATGCAGATGTACCTCAACACGATCTACTTCGGGCGAGGTGCGTACGGAATCGAGGCGGCGGCGCAGACCTACTTCGGCAAGTCGGTCAGCAAGCTGAACGTGGCCGAGGGCGCGGTGCTGGCGGCGGTCATCAAGCAGCCGCAGCCGTCGGCGACCCACAAGGGCTTCGACCCGGGCTACAACCTTCCCGAGGCACAGTCCCGCTGGACGTACGTCATCAACGGCATGGTCGAGAAGGGCTGGCTCAAGGCGGAGGAGAAGCCGGCGAGCTACCCGGATCCGAAGAAGGCCATCAAGCCGCTGCCGAAGGACGGCACCTGCTTCACCGACTGCGGCGTCAACACCCCGCTCGGCAACGTGATCAACTACGTCCGCGACGAGATGATCGCCATGAAGATCCCGGGCTGTGACGCGGAGAACTGCTCGCAGCTCATCAAGGATGGTGGCTTCAAGATCCAGACGACCATCAACATCCAGATGCAGCGGTCGATGGAGGCGGCGATCTGGCGCAAGAAGAAGGGCTCCGAGCTCGCCGGCCAGCCGAGCAATCTGATGGCGGCCGGTGTCGCGGTCGAGCCTGAGACGGGGCGGGTGCTCGCCTACTTCGGTGGGGAGAACGGCACAGGCCACGACTACGCCGGCAAGAACGTCGAGGGCGGGGCGCTCACCGGTGGTCACGCTCCGGGCTCGTCGTTCAAGATCTACACGCTGGCGGCGGCGCTCGAGTCGGGGATTTCGCTCGATTCGCGGTGGGACGCGACCGACTACGAAGTCCCCGGCACCGAGATCAAGGTCATCAACGCCGGTCGGCAGCCACCGTGTGGCAAGAACTGCACGCTGCGCACGTCGACCATCGAGTCCTACAACGTGCCCTTCTTCCACATCACCGAGAAGATCGGCACCGACAAGGTCGTCGAGATGGCCCGCAACGCCGGCGTGACCACGATGTGGACCAACAACCCGGTGAAGCCCTACAACATCGCCAGCACGAAGACCAAGATCGGCAAGAGCGACCCGTTCTACTACGTGGCTGGCTACGGCGCCTACCCGATCACGGTGCTGGATCACGCCAACGGCTTGGCGACCATCACGAACCGCGGCGTCTACAACAAGGCGCACTTCGTCATCTCGGTGCAGCAGAAGAACGACGCCGGCCAGTGGATCAAGGTTGGTGGCGAGCAGCGCAAGCCGCGGCAGACCATCCGGCCCGAGGTCGCCGACGACGTCAACGACACGCTCGAGAAGATCTCCGGCGGGCTCGACGGCGGCCGGCCGGCGACCGGCAAGACCGGCACGTGGGAGCTCAACGAGAAGAGCTCCGACAACGCGCACGCCTGGATGCTCGGCGCCACCAAGGAGGTCGCGACCGCGATCTGGGTGGGCAACGTCGGCAAGGAAAAGGCGATCCGCGACAAGAACGAAAACAAGATCGCGGGTGCCGGCCTGCCGAAGGACATCTGGAAGCGCTTCATGAACGAAGCGCTCGACGGCAAGCCGATCACCCGGTTCCCACCCGGCACGCACCTCGGTGACCCGGACGCGGGCAACGGCACGCAACCGCAGCAGCCCACCTGCTTCCCGGGCCAGGACTGCAACTTCCCCGGCGGCAACGCGGGCGGCAATGGCAACGGAAACGGGAACGGGAACGGCGGCAACGGAAACGGCGACGGCCGGCGGGATGACAACAACACCGACCAGCCGCAGACACAGAACAACAACCCGTTCACGGTGATCCCACCGCCGGGTGGATAG
- a CDS encoding DUF5318 domain-containing protein — protein sequence MRTQRQVVDYSLQKRAVLRDVYSSRVGTYEVCDASPYLKSAARFHGEPTDERCPICRRENLTHVHYIYGDELKQSAGQARTLAELPVLAMTLREFQVYVVEVCQGCSWNHLVEQFLLGRDGLAAADEQASARRREARR from the coding sequence ATGCGCACGCAGCGCCAGGTCGTCGACTACTCGCTCCAGAAGCGAGCGGTCCTGCGTGACGTCTATTCGAGCCGCGTCGGGACCTACGAGGTCTGCGACGCCTCGCCCTACTTGAAAAGCGCCGCTCGGTTCCACGGCGAGCCGACCGACGAGCGCTGCCCGATCTGCAGGCGAGAAAACCTGACGCACGTCCACTACATTTACGGCGATGAACTCAAGCAGTCGGCGGGACAGGCGCGCACCCTGGCGGAGTTGCCGGTGCTCGCGATGACTCTCCGTGAGTTCCAGGTCTACGTGGTGGAGGTCTGCCAGGGCTGCTCCTGGAACCACTTGGTGGAGCAGTTCCTGCTCGGGCGCGACGGTCTGGCCGCGGCCGACGAGCAGGCAAGCGCGCGAAGGAGAGAGGCGCGACGGTGA
- a CDS encoding inositol-3-phosphate synthase → MGSVRVAIVGVGNCASSLVQGVEYYRNADPNDRVPGLMHVTFGDYHVSDVEFVAAFDVDAKKVGMDLAEAIVASENNTIKLCDVPPTGVLVQRGPTFDGLGQYYREIIEESDAPAVDVAQALRDARVDVVVAYLPVGSEEADKFYAQAAIDAGCAFVNALPVFIASDPVWAQKFTDAGLPIVGDDIKSQVGATIVHRALAKLFEDRGVELLRTYQLNFGGNMDFMNMLERTRLVSKKISKTQSVTSQVPHEMAKSDVHIGPSDHVPWLDDRKWAYIRLEGRSFGDTPLNAELKLEVWDSPNSAGVIIDALRAAKIALDRGIGGPILSASSYFMKSPPEQYADHDAHQAVEAFIKGEIER, encoded by the coding sequence ATGGGCTCCGTCCGCGTCGCCATCGTCGGTGTGGGTAACTGCGCCTCGTCCCTGGTCCAGGGTGTGGAGTACTACCGCAACGCCGACCCCAACGACCGCGTCCCGGGTCTCATGCACGTCACCTTCGGCGACTACCACGTCTCCGACGTGGAGTTCGTCGCGGCGTTCGACGTGGACGCCAAGAAGGTCGGCATGGACCTCGCGGAGGCGATCGTCGCCAGCGAGAACAACACCATCAAGCTCTGTGACGTGCCGCCGACCGGTGTCCTCGTCCAGCGCGGTCCGACCTTCGACGGTCTCGGGCAGTACTACCGCGAGATCATCGAAGAGTCGGACGCTCCGGCGGTCGACGTCGCGCAGGCGCTGCGGGACGCCCGGGTCGACGTGGTGGTGGCCTACCTGCCCGTCGGTTCGGAAGAGGCCGACAAGTTCTACGCGCAGGCCGCCATCGACGCCGGTTGCGCGTTCGTCAACGCCCTGCCGGTGTTCATCGCGTCCGACCCGGTGTGGGCGCAGAAGTTCACCGACGCGGGCCTGCCGATCGTCGGCGACGACATCAAGAGCCAGGTCGGCGCCACCATCGTGCACCGCGCCCTCGCCAAGCTGTTCGAGGACCGTGGCGTCGAGCTGCTGCGCACCTATCAGCTCAACTTCGGCGGCAACATGGACTTCATGAACATGCTGGAGCGCACCCGCCTGGTCTCGAAGAAGATCTCGAAGACCCAGTCGGTGACGTCCCAGGTGCCGCACGAGATGGCCAAGAGCGACGTGCACATCGGCCCGTCCGACCACGTGCCGTGGCTCGACGACCGCAAGTGGGCCTACATCCGGCTCGAGGGCCGGTCGTTCGGCGACACTCCGCTGAACGCCGAGCTCAAGCTCGAGGTCTGGGACTCGCCCAACTCGGCCGGCGTGATCATCGACGCGCTCCGGGCCGCGAAGATCGCCCTCGACCGGGGCATCGGCGGGCCGATCCTGTCGGCGTCGAGCTACTTCATGAAGTCGCCGCCGGAGCAGTACGCCGACCACGACGCGCACCAGGCCGTCGAGGCGTTCATCAAGGGCGAGATCGAGCGCTGA
- a CDS encoding methylated-DNA--[protein]-cysteine S-methyltransferase: MRWSVVDSPVGPLSLAADEAGLCGLRFGTVTEVEFAPPAGVLAVAATQLSAYFAGELTDFDLPLSVRRGSEFERAVWHRMTTIPYGETETYGEVAAAVGDPEAARAVGVACNRNPIAVVVPCHRIVGAGGKLVGFGGGLPAKRFLLDLEGGVAFRRAWGGT; this comes from the coding sequence ATGCGCTGGAGCGTCGTCGACTCCCCGGTCGGGCCGCTGTCCCTGGCCGCCGACGAGGCCGGCCTCTGCGGGCTGCGGTTCGGCACGGTCACCGAGGTCGAGTTCGCGCCACCGGCCGGCGTGCTGGCGGTCGCGGCCACACAACTGTCCGCCTACTTCGCGGGCGAGCTGACCGACTTCGACCTGCCGCTGTCGGTGCGCCGGGGCTCCGAGTTCGAGCGGGCCGTCTGGCACCGCATGACCACGATCCCCTACGGCGAGACCGAGACCTACGGCGAGGTGGCGGCCGCGGTCGGCGACCCCGAGGCGGCGCGGGCGGTCGGGGTGGCCTGCAACCGCAACCCGATCGCGGTCGTCGTGCCGTGCCACCGCATCGTCGGCGCCGGCGGCAAGCTGGTCGGCTTCGGCGGCGGGCTGCCGGCCAAACGGTTCCTGCTCGACCTCGAGGGTGGCGTCGCGTTCCGCCGTGCCTGGGGCGGCACTTAG
- a CDS encoding CCA tRNA nucleotidyltransferase yields MSGTSSTRRLTQAQETAVAELIRVSPVADELGRRFAKAGHELHLVGGSVRDALLGRLGDDLDFATDAHPDQTLAVLKGWAEATWETGREFGTIGAQRDGLRLEITTFRADVYDGVTRNPVVRFGDNLADDLRRRDFTVNAMAVSLPDHTFTDAYGGLDDLANKVLRTPGTPQESFGDDPLRMLRAARFAAQLRFAVDPGVRAAMESMAADLDRITAERIRDEFTKLLCGADPVYGLRLLVDSGLADRFIPEISGLKLEIDEHAQHKDVYEHTLIVVANAVRLEGDGGPDFVLRMAALMHDVGKPATKAVSPDGRVSFHHHEVVGARMTKQRMKAMRYPKDVTAEVVELVALHLRFYGYGRGEWTDSAVRRYVTDAGPLLSRLHKLTRSDVTTRNRRKAAQLAADYDALEERIARIAAEEDLARVRPDLDGNAIMELLGVPPGPVVGRAWRHLKELRLERGPLDRDEAEAELLRWARAEGIVDPE; encoded by the coding sequence ATGTCCGGAACATCCTCTACCCGCCGCCTCACGCAGGCGCAGGAGACCGCTGTGGCGGAGCTCATCCGCGTCTCGCCGGTCGCCGACGAGCTGGGGCGCCGGTTCGCCAAGGCGGGCCACGAGCTCCACCTGGTCGGTGGCTCGGTGCGCGACGCGCTGCTCGGCCGGCTCGGCGACGACCTCGACTTCGCGACGGACGCGCACCCCGACCAGACCCTCGCCGTGCTCAAGGGCTGGGCGGAGGCGACCTGGGAGACGGGCCGGGAGTTCGGCACGATCGGCGCGCAGCGCGACGGCCTGCGGCTGGAGATCACCACGTTCCGGGCCGACGTCTACGACGGGGTCACCCGCAACCCGGTGGTCCGCTTCGGCGACAACCTCGCCGACGACCTGCGGCGGCGGGACTTCACCGTCAACGCGATGGCCGTGAGCCTGCCCGACCACACCTTCACCGACGCCTACGGCGGCCTGGACGACCTGGCCAACAAGGTGCTGCGCACGCCGGGTACGCCGCAGGAGTCGTTCGGCGACGACCCGCTGCGGATGCTCCGCGCCGCCCGGTTCGCCGCCCAGCTGCGGTTCGCGGTCGACCCGGGCGTCCGCGCCGCGATGGAGTCCATGGCCGCCGACCTCGACCGGATCACCGCCGAGCGGATCCGCGACGAGTTCACCAAGCTGCTCTGCGGCGCCGACCCGGTCTACGGCCTGCGGCTGCTGGTCGACTCGGGGCTGGCCGACCGGTTCATCCCGGAGATCAGCGGGCTCAAGCTGGAGATCGACGAGCACGCCCAGCACAAGGACGTCTACGAGCACACGCTGATCGTGGTCGCCAACGCCGTACGCCTCGAAGGTGATGGTGGTCCGGACTTCGTGCTGCGGATGGCCGCGCTCATGCACGACGTGGGCAAGCCGGCCACCAAGGCGGTCTCCCCCGACGGGCGGGTCAGCTTCCACCACCACGAGGTGGTCGGCGCTCGGATGACCAAGCAGCGGATGAAGGCCATGCGGTACCCCAAGGACGTCACCGCCGAAGTCGTCGAGCTGGTCGCGCTGCACCTGCGGTTCTACGGCTACGGGCGGGGCGAGTGGACCGACTCCGCGGTGCGCCGCTACGTCACCGACGCCGGGCCGCTGCTGTCCCGCCTGCACAAGCTCACCCGCTCCGACGTGACCACCCGCAACCGGCGCAAGGCGGCCCAGCTGGCCGCCGACTACGACGCGCTCGAGGAGCGGATCGCGCGGATCGCGGCCGAGGAGGACCTGGCGCGGGTCCGGCCCGACCTCGACGGCAACGCGATCATGGAGCTGCTCGGCGTGCCACCCGGGCCGGTCGTCGGCCGGGCCTGGCGGCACCTCAAGGAGCTGCGGCTGGAGCGCGGCCCGCTGGACCGCGACGAGGCGGAGGCGGAGCTGCTGCGCTGGGCGCGGGCGGAAGGCATCGTCGACCCCGAATGA
- the murJ gene encoding murein biosynthesis integral membrane protein MurJ: protein MSSGLYRSAHAAHGDEGIVRADPVDIPPPAGPPAIEEPSSSGGGSAAGNSAVMAVGSLVSRGTGFLRTLVITAALGAAVGDAYTTAQILPGMVFEFLMGGVLTSVLVPVLVRRRDTDRDRGELYTQRLLSLVVLALFVATVLALLAAPLLTLLYIDADTSGDTRSLINVLALLMLPMIFFSGLSALMSAILNVRGHFAAPMFTPILNNFIVIASFGLFIALYGAREDLKTGDMSADMILLVGGGTLLGIIVQVAGLVPALRKVGFHYRWRGQWRELGLRELAQLGGWMFCYVAVSQLGLIVVFKLANAASANGDPGPLIYNNVFLLVMTAHGIIAVSIITALLPRMSAAAAEGRFGDFADDVSRGTRTVTAVLAPIAVCYAVLSYPISVVLFHYGAFTEDNATDTGVVLTTGALALVPFAISQLFTFAFYALPDTRTPALVNIPVVALRVIVQVALFAALSTSAVAAGLMFGNAVSYVAAAVVFAMLLRRRIGPIGAGRIMMTFGKVLVASLGAALIGYLVLLLLPDSDSADRVIALARLVVGGAVICLSYLGLAMALRITEVTSVVGMVRRRLGLAR, encoded by the coding sequence GTGAGCAGCGGCCTTTACCGGAGCGCGCACGCCGCGCACGGCGACGAGGGCATCGTCCGGGCCGATCCGGTCGACATACCGCCGCCGGCGGGGCCGCCCGCGATCGAGGAGCCGTCCTCCTCCGGTGGCGGCAGCGCCGCGGGCAACAGCGCGGTCATGGCGGTCGGCAGCCTGGTCAGCCGCGGTACGGGCTTCCTGCGCACCCTGGTGATCACGGCCGCCCTGGGCGCCGCCGTCGGTGACGCGTACACCACGGCCCAGATCCTGCCGGGCATGGTGTTCGAGTTCCTGATGGGTGGCGTGCTCACCAGCGTGCTGGTGCCGGTGCTGGTCCGCCGCCGCGACACCGACCGGGACCGGGGCGAGCTCTACACGCAGCGGCTGCTGAGCCTGGTGGTGCTGGCGCTGTTCGTCGCCACCGTGCTCGCCCTGCTGGCCGCGCCCCTGCTGACACTGCTCTACATCGACGCCGACACGTCTGGCGACACCCGCTCGCTGATCAACGTGCTCGCTCTGCTGATGCTGCCGATGATCTTCTTCAGCGGGTTGTCGGCACTGATGAGCGCGATCCTCAACGTACGGGGCCACTTCGCCGCCCCGATGTTCACGCCGATCCTCAACAACTTCATCGTGATCGCGTCGTTCGGGCTGTTCATCGCCCTCTACGGCGCCCGCGAGGACCTGAAGACCGGCGACATGAGCGCCGACATGATCCTGTTGGTCGGCGGCGGCACCCTGCTCGGCATCATCGTCCAGGTGGCCGGCCTCGTGCCCGCGCTGCGCAAGGTGGGCTTCCACTACCGGTGGCGTGGCCAGTGGCGCGAGCTCGGCCTGCGCGAGCTGGCCCAGCTCGGCGGCTGGATGTTCTGCTACGTCGCCGTCAGCCAGCTCGGCCTGATCGTGGTCTTCAAGCTGGCCAACGCCGCCAGCGCCAACGGCGATCCCGGCCCACTGATCTACAACAACGTCTTCCTGCTGGTGATGACCGCCCACGGGATCATCGCCGTCTCGATCATCACCGCGCTGCTGCCCCGGATGAGCGCCGCGGCGGCGGAGGGGCGGTTCGGGGACTTCGCGGACGACGTTTCACGTGGAACGCGGACGGTGACGGCGGTGCTGGCCCCGATCGCGGTCTGCTACGCGGTGCTCTCGTACCCGATCTCGGTCGTGCTGTTCCACTACGGCGCGTTCACGGAGGACAACGCCACGGACACCGGGGTGGTGCTGACCACGGGCGCGCTGGCGCTGGTGCCGTTCGCGATCAGCCAGCTGTTCACGTTCGCCTTCTACGCGCTGCCCGATACGCGTACGCCCGCGTTGGTCAACATTCCCGTCGTCGCGCTGCGGGTGATCGTCCAGGTGGCGCTGTTCGCCGCGCTGTCCACCTCGGCCGTGGCGGCGGGCCTGATGTTCGGCAACGCGGTCTCCTACGTGGCCGCCGCGGTGGTGTTCGCGATGCTGCTGCGCCGGCGGATCGGTCCGATCGGGGCGGGCCGGATCATGATGACCTTCGGCAAGGTGCTGGTCGCCTCGCTGGGCGCGGCCCTGATCGGCTACCTCGTGCTGCTCCTGCTGCCCGACAGCGACTCGGCGGATCGGGTGATCGCGCTGGCGCGGTTGGTCGTCGGGGGAGCGGTGATCTGTCTGTCCTATCTCGGACTGGCGATGGCCCTGCGGATCACCGAGGTGACCAGTGTGGTCGGCATGGTCCGGCGGCGGCTGGGGCTGGCCCGCTAG
- a CDS encoding IS630 family transposase: MPSPIAVSIVLTDDEREQLVTWSRRPTSAQALAARSRVVLACADGPGESNGQIAQRLGISRNTVKKWRNRFAVDRLDGLLDEPRPGRPRTVTDTDVERVITTTLETTPKDATHWSTRSLAAQVGLSQTAVSRIWRAFGLQPHRQDSWKLSKDPQFIDKVRDVVGLYLDPPERAVVLCVDEKSQIQALDRTAPVLPMLPGTPARASHDYIRAGTSSLYAALDLTTGKVIGSLHARHRAIEFRKFLTTLDREVPADLQVHLVLDNASTHKTPAIKRWLAAHPRFVLHFTPTSSSWLNLVERWFGELTTKKLQRGTHRSVRALNKDIREWIGTWNDNPKPYVWTKTADQILESIARYCTRINDSRH; encoded by the coding sequence ATGCCGTCTCCGATAGCAGTGTCGATCGTGCTCACTGATGACGAGCGTGAGCAGTTGGTTACCTGGTCACGAAGGCCGACCAGTGCGCAGGCTTTGGCGGCGCGGTCACGGGTCGTGCTGGCCTGTGCCGATGGTCCCGGCGAGTCGAACGGCCAGATCGCGCAGCGTCTGGGGATCTCGCGGAACACGGTGAAGAAGTGGCGTAATCGGTTCGCGGTCGACCGGCTCGACGGGTTGTTGGACGAGCCGCGGCCGGGCCGGCCGCGCACGGTCACCGACACCGACGTCGAGCGCGTCATCACCACGACGTTGGAGACCACGCCGAAGGACGCCACGCACTGGTCGACCCGGTCGCTGGCCGCGCAGGTCGGCCTGTCACAGACGGCGGTATCGCGGATTTGGCGGGCGTTCGGGCTGCAGCCGCACCGGCAGGACTCGTGGAAGCTGTCGAAAGACCCGCAATTCATTGACAAGGTCCGCGACGTGGTCGGTCTCTACTTGGACCCGCCGGAACGGGCGGTCGTGCTCTGCGTCGACGAAAAGTCTCAGATCCAAGCCCTCGACCGGACCGCGCCGGTCCTACCAATGCTGCCCGGCACACCCGCCAGGGCCAGTCACGACTACATCCGCGCCGGCACCTCCAGCCTCTACGCCGCCCTGGACCTGACCACCGGCAAGGTGATCGGCTCGTTGCACGCCCGACACCGGGCGATCGAGTTCCGCAAGTTTCTGACCACCCTCGACCGGGAAGTCCCCGCGGACCTACAGGTCCACCTGGTCCTGGACAACGCCTCCACACACAAGACACCAGCGATCAAACGCTGGCTGGCGGCCCACCCTCGCTTCGTCCTGCACTTCACCCCGACCAGCTCATCCTGGCTCAACCTCGTCGAGCGCTGGTTCGGCGAACTGACCACCAAGAAACTCCAACGCGGAACCCACCGCTCGGTCCGCGCCCTCAACAAAGACATCCGCGAATGGATCGGAACCTGGAACGACAACCCCAAGCCCTACGTCTGGACCAAGACCGCCGACCAGATCCTCGAATCCATCGCCCGCTACTGCACTCGAATTAACGACTCACGACACTAG